Proteins from one Podospora pseudoanserina strain CBS 124.78 chromosome 1, whole genome shotgun sequence genomic window:
- a CDS encoding hypothetical protein (EggNog:ENOG503PBQ8; COG:O; MEROPS:MER0001526), protein MSLVYLLLQCFLFATATFAHLLFPFTRERNIARSIDSKTATVPVSASGHVFIVNVTVGTPPQPLSLLLSPSSPHTWLPNADEAMPCSQGFNLLSGGFHPTDVLSGSACKWGAFTKSKSSTFQGAETVNYQFDAAYTSTFTVRGSNFTDTLKMGDVELDNFPMGLVNSATNNQWIGMLGLGNDGTTTYPRRSTKYYPNFVDRLVSSGKIVTQAYSIWLNSADGASGSLLLGAIDKSRFKGELIRLNTARGYDIFPSAFAVLLNSIKMLDDSKEALNFDEIRLLFSLSPAESFSILPRELADPIIAASGATWNTTIERATIPCDAGSKNTKLNLRLQLEGPDGPVLNVPLADLIVPQDVTNWEIAVATNAQSLNRNTCLFGIQKSNSGQFNIGSALLRRTYMVFDAVNKEIALAPVKPGTSATKPTIVPFDKAGARIPSSRLYCAEGSECVSESSIAPDSEEGVETVVEEDEPNSNWKKIVIGVVVPIGVLAIALPIIYVIIMRRKRQAKAREEALSRQRETDHTDGEDSFKEDEYGVKVTVSVSSKVSVAKAPPSPQFFLGVPGGFPSIPEDRQSQYSGDALLGPDSRSGSRNGSEKEVSKC, encoded by the coding sequence ATGTCACTCGTTTATTTACTTTTGcaatgttttctttttgcgaCGGCGACGTTTGCCCATCTTTTGTTCCCCTTTACCCGTGAGAGAAACATCGCCAGATCGATCGATAGCAAAACAGCAACTGTTCCCGTCTCGGCGTCAGGGCAcgtcttcatcgtcaacgTCACCGTCGGGACCCCCCCACAACCACTGTCGCTTCTCTTGTCACCGTCCTCGCCTCACACATGGCTTCCCAACGCCGACGAGGCCATGCCTTGTTCGCAAGGCTTCAACCTGCTATCAGGTGGCTTTCATCCCACTGATGTTCTCTCTGGCTCCGCTTGCAAATGGGGGGCATTCACTAAATCCAAATCGTCGACATTCCAGGGAGCAGAAACGGTGAATTACCAGTTCGACGCGGCATATACCAGCACATTCACCGTGCGTGGCAGCAACTTCACCGATACACTAAAGATGGGTGATGTCGAGCTCGACAACTTCCCGATGGGCCTGGTGAATTCAGCCACGAATAATCAATGGATCGGGATGCTTGGACTCGGCAATGATGGCACCACGACCTACCCCCGCCGCTCAACCAAATATTATCCCAACTTTGTGGATCGACTGGTATCTTCTGGAAAGATTGTCACCCAAGCATACAGCATTTGGCTCAACAGTGCGGACGGAGCATCGGGATCTCTGCTTCTAGGTGCCATCGACAAATCGAGGTTCAAGGGCGAGCTGATACGCCTCAACACCGCTCGAGGTTACGACATCTTTCCCAGCGCCTTCGCCGTCTTATTGAACAGCATCAAAATGCTTGACGATTCGAAAGAGGCACTCAACTTTGACGAAATCAGGCTGCTCTTTTCCCTCAGCCCTGCCGAATCCTTTTCGATCCTGCCCCGCGAACTCGCCGATCCCATCATCGCTGCAAGCGGCGCGACCTGGAACACGACTATCGAGAGGGCCACCATTCCGTGTGATGCTGGATCAAAGAATACAAAGCTCAATCTCCGCCTTCAGCTCGAGGGGCCGGACGGCCCCGTTCTCAACGTTCCCCTCGCAGATCTCATCGTCCCACAGGATGTCACGAACTGGGAGATTGCCGTTGCCACCAACGCTCAAAGTCTCAATAGAAATACCTGCCTTTTTGGAATTCAAAAGTCGAACAGCGGACAGTTCAACATTGGCAGCGCCCTCTTGCGACGAACCTACATGGTGTTTGATGCAGTCAACAAGGAAATCGCCCTTGCTCCTGTCAAGCCTGGGACTTCTGCCACGAAGCCCACCATTGTCCCGTTTGACAAGGCCGGCGCACGCATTCCTTCCTCGAGACTTTATTGTGCTGAGGGCAGTGAGTGTGTGTCTGAGTCTTCAATTGCTCCAGACTCAGAAGAAGGCGTGGAGAccgttgttgaggaggatgagccaAATTCGAACTGGAAAAAGATTGTGATTGGGGTGGTCGTCCCCATTGGTGTATTAGCCATTGCCCTACCCATCATTTATGTCATTATCATGAGACGCAAGCGccaggcaaaggcaagggaAGAAGCCCTCTCACGACAACGAGAAACAGATCACACAGACGGGGAGGATAGCTTCAAGGAGGATGAATATGGTGTCAAGGTTACAGTGTCCGTCTCTTCAAAGGTGTCAGTGGCGAAGGCACCGCCATCGCCCCAGTTCTTCTTGGGTGTGCCAGGGGGATTTCCCAGTATCCCCGAAGACAGACAGTCACAGTATTCTGGAGATGCGCTTCTGGGACCTGATAGCAGGAGTGGGAGTAGGAATGGGAGTGAGAAGGAGGTGTCTAAGTGTTAG
- a CDS encoding hypothetical protein (EggNog:ENOG503P3XZ), whose protein sequence is MESTRTPSIATNISTANQQCKTSTSILPSSMEGYSKTAHLMAQHEEFAIFRQFKQLNYLSLLHQQAEIIHLQDSLSHLVQRDATHPERSSYAKNWFCLSHGTDFESRQQWKKLKRLRKKLDKYNDNL, encoded by the coding sequence ATGGAGTCTACGAGAACACCATCAATCGCCACCAACATATCCACTGCCAACCAACAATGCAAAACGTCGACAAgcatcctccccagcagcatgGAGGGCTACTCGAAAACGGCACATCTGATGGCACAACACGAAGAGTTCGCAATCTTTCGGCAGTTCAAGCAGCTGAACTACCTCTCCCTTCTACACCAACAAGCCGAGatcatccacctccaagaCAGCCTCTCTCATCTGGTTCAGCGTGACGCCACCCACCCTGAGCGCAGCTCCTATGCCAAGAACTGGTTTTGCCTCTCCCACGGGACCGACTTCGAGTCAAGGCAACAATGGAAAAAGCTGAAACGCCTCCGGAAAAAACTAGACAAATACAACGACAATCTCTAA
- a CDS encoding hypothetical protein (EggNog:ENOG503P3XZ), with the protein MGSFPIRGLDRATWNPEFEHDLLTLRPRLTPDPISSFFNKHIFPLFHRLYGQRFKDPESGHLGIGEGIWTYRESKLGMVVDVVVTVVASLLPLLSTVVLLLIDESKDGVKLGVVVIFAAAFAFALATMTKARRVEAFAATAAHLQICCGKCGFLDKYINTVLMFTLKGGSEVACTDHGRYP; encoded by the exons ATGGGCAGTTTTCCCATCCGCGGCTTAGACCGCGCAACATGGAACCCTGAGTTCGAGCACGACCTCCTCACTCTTCGACCACGCTTGACCCCCGATCCGATATCAAGTTTCTTCAACAAGCacatcttccccctcttccaccgcctCTACGGCCAACGCTTCAAAGATCCAGAATCTGGCCATCTCGGCATTGGCGAGGGGATCTGGACATACCGTGAATCCAAACTCGGAATGGTGGTCGATGTTGTCGTTACCGTGGTAGCAAGTCTACTCCCATTGCTCTCAACAGTGGTGTTATTACTAATTGACGAGAGCAAAGACGGGGTCAAACTTGGAGTCGTGGTAATTTTTGCCGCAGCGTTCGCCTTCGCGCTGGCGACAATGACCAAAGcaaggagggtggaggcttttgctgctactgctgc TCATTTACAGATTTGCTGCGGTAAATGTGGTTTTCTTGACAAGtacatcaacaccgtccTCATGTTCACCCTCAAGGGCGGTAGCGAGGTAGCGTGCACGGACCATGGTCGATACCCCTGA